The genomic segment ACCTCGCCGTCCAGGTCCGGATACATCGCCAGGCACTGGTCGTCACCGTCGGCGGCCGGATCCCGCGGCAGACGCTCGTGCTCGAACAGGACATCGGCCCGGTAGACGGTCAGCGCGCCCGGATTGATCTGCACCGCCCGCAACGCCGACCGGCGCGTCGGGCGTGTGACGCCGGTACCGGTGTTGAGGTCGACTACCCGGGTCAGCAGGTTGTGCCCGGCGTTGCGCATCAGCACCATCGCGGTGGTCGCCACGACGTTCGGTTCGGCGAACTCCCGGAGCTGACGGTCCACCGCGTGCTCGTCCAGCACGCACGCGCCGTCCACGGCCAGCACGAAGTCCCAGTCGTCCGGGTCGAGCCGGTCGAGGACGTAGCGCTGAGCCGAGCGCCGGCCGCCGTGTTCCGTTCGATGCCACCGGACCCGCGGGTGCGCGAAGGGCTGCACCGGCATTCGGGTCGAGCCGTCGTCGACCACGTGAACCTCGTCCACGACGACGCGGCTCTGCTCGAGGATCGACCAGAGGCAGGCCCGCAGGTCGGCCTGGTCGGGCTCGTGCACACCGACGACGGCGACCACGCGGCCGGTCACCGCGGCCGGGGAGGGCGGCCGCCGGCGATCTCTGACGAGCGGATACAGGGAGTAGATGACGGCGCCGTTGCTGATCCACCAGAAAGTGAGCAGAGCCGGGTGGTCGATCCGCCCGCGAAAGTGCCAGGTGGCTGCAATCAAGCCGGCGAAGAAAGTGCCGGCGATCACCGCGCAGACGAGGAAGACCCGCCGCGAGGCGAAGGTGTCGGACGGCATGGGAACTCCTCAGCAGAGCTTCTCGGATTGCCGGGCGAACGACGGGCCCCGGCGGCTCAGTATGGTGACGATCCGGACACCTCCGAGGAAACTGTGCGGGCCCACGTTCGCACGAAAGTGCGGGGTGCCCGGCCGGACCGGCTCGTTCTCCACGACCGCGCTCATCCGATCGGTCAGCCGGGCGTTATCCATTCGCTGGGACGGGCATCCCCGAGACCGAATTCGGGCGTCGCCGTGCGCGAGTTCTATCTCCTGCAAGAAGCGGTTCGCCGAGCCGTCGATGCTCCTTCGCCGGACGACAGCCCGTTCCCGGCGGCGCCGCCGGTGGCTCGCCGGCGAAATCGATGGCCGGCCGGACCCGCCGGGGGTTCCCGACGTCCCCCCGTGAGGGAACCCCCGGTTGCAGCACGCTGCGCATACAGGAAAGGAAGACGGCGGGCTCATGACCAAAATGGAGATTCTGGCGCTGTTGCTGTCGGCTGTCGCGCTGAGTCAATTGCTGCGGAGCCGGCGGCGGCCGTCAGCCGGCCGCCCGGTCTTCGGCCCCCGTGACGTCTGGCCGGACTGCGGCGGGCAATACCCGCTGGGCGGCGTGCTGCCCCGGCGTCAACCCGTGCGCCGCCACCGGATGCTGCTCCGGAGCTGTGTCGTCCGCCGCCGTCGGTGACCACCCGGTTCGCCCGTCCCCGTCCGAGAAAGATCGAAGGCTCACCACATGGCTGGCAAACGATGATCGCCCCCGGCAACGAGAGTGTCATGCTGACGCTCGCGCTCGGTTTCCTCCTGTCCAGGGCTTATGCGTTCGGCCGGATCCACCAATGGCACAAGCGGAGCCGGGAACGCGATCAGGCTTATCGCACCGGATACGACAGCGCCTCCCAATCAATCATCAATATGATGACGACGTTGCATTCCCCGAGCCCGATGAATGCGTCTGTGCACGGGCCCCGAAACAACCGTTCGCAGGCGTACGCGGTCGATCGGAATGACCTGGACGATCGGCTATAAATGTCGGCCGGAAGTTGCCGTACGGTTCTCCTCGGGCTCCATTTCGTCCGTTGCCGGGAAGGCCTTAGAGTCAGGAAATGCCGATCGGTAACAGTGGCACCCTGCAGATCATCGCCGGTGTCGTGCTTTCCATGATGAGCGCCTACGGCGGGGGACGCATTCATCAGTGGTACATGCACGGCATGGACCGGGACCGGGCCTTCCGCGAGGGGTACGCCCACGGGTATCAAGCGCTCTTTCACCTCGCCGCTCGCGGTTCCCGGCGCGTGCCCCGCCCGACCGGTTCGGAGCGGGCCCGGCAATTGTCCGACGCGCCGGCCGACTGATCGCTGCGGGTCATCCGATGGCGCTACCTGTGCGTGTCGCGCAGGCGCCGGGGACGCAGTCGCGTGCTCTGCTGATCTTGCGCAAGCGATGTCTTGCGCGGTTCGGCAGTTCTCGAGAAGGAGCACGTCAGTGAAGAAAACCATGCGTGTCGTCGCCGCGTCCGGCCTGGGCCTGATGGCCGGTCTCACGATGGTCGCCGGTCCCGCTCAGGCGGCCGGCGCCACCGCGCAGTCGGACAGCAAGCCGGCCGCGCAGAAGGGCTTCGGCCGGGACGACATCGTCGGCTACTTCCGTTCCCCCGTCGTCTGCGAGGTGGCCGGCCGCCTCGGCGAGCGGCAGGGCCGGTGGGAGGACTACGACTGCGAGTTCGTGCACGTCGGCTTCCGCCGCGGCGGCTGGGTCCTTCGGGCCGAGGAGTGCGACCTCGGTTGGGGCGGGCACGGTCACCACCACAAGCCGGGCAAGCCGCACGGCTCCAGGGACGACGACGACGTCAAGGGCGACGGCGGCTACACCAAGCCCGCGGCCACCAAGCCCGACGGCTACACCAAGCCGGCGGGAACGAAGCCGGCGGCCACCAAGGACGACGGCTACACCAAGCCGGCGGGAACGAAGCCGGCGGCCACCAAGGACGACGCCTACACCAAGCCGGCGGGAACGAAGCCCGCGGCCACCAAGGACGACGGCTACACCAAGCCGGCGGCCACCAAGCCCGACGGTTACACCAAGCCGCAGGCTGCCGACACCGACGACAAGTACTGACCACCTGCCGGCGCGGCGCCGGTGAGAAGCACTACGTCACCTTCGTTGCCGGGCACGCCAGGGGCGTTCCCGGCAACGACGTCTCGGCTAACCTCGCCGCCAGCGCAGGGACAGACGGCTCCGGCCGCGCGGCCGGGGCACCACGGGCATTCGGGTGATGGCCGTGGCCAGCTGCCGCGCCGACTGGTCGAGGTCGGGCGTGGCCAGGGCCAGCTCGGCGAACGAACGCGCGCCGGGCCGCGACGCCACCTCGGTGAGCCGCGCGGTGACGACCCGGGCCACGTCGGCCCGCGCCGACGGGTCGGTCCAGGCGGCCACGATCAGGGCGAACAGCGCCGCCTCGGTGACCCGGTCGGCCCCGCCGTCGACCAGGCCCAGCAGCATCCGCCGCCGCTCGGAGTCGAGCCAGCCCTCTTCGGCGCGGTGGTGCAGCAGTCCCAGGCAGGCCCAGACCTCGGGCGCCGCCACATCGGCCGGCGGGTGCGCCAGCAGCGCCAGCAGGTCGGCCGGGGACACCATGATCAGCTGTAGGGCGGCGTCGTACGCCGCCGGTGGGTGCGCCCACGAGAGCGCGGCGACCTGCCGGAGCCGGCGTACGGCGTCGGGGGTGGGCTCGGCGGCCACCGGCGCGCTGCCGCGGGGCAGAGGCGCGGCCGCGGGCGCACCGCTCAGCCACGGGGTGTCGCGGCAGCAGTCGGCCAGGTCGGTGTGCTCGTGCGATTCGTCGGGGTGGTCGCGGATGTAGTCGGCCAGCCGCACCAGGTGCGTGAGGTCGCCGTCGGCGCGGTGCCGCAGCCGGTGCGCGGTGTGCACGGCGCAGTCGTAGTCGGGGTCGCGTTCCAGCGCGCGGTCGACCCAGCTCAGCGCGTCGTCGAGGCGGCCGTTGTCGGCCAGGGTGCCGGCGATGTCGGCGTACACGGAAAGGTCGTCGGGGTCGTGGGCCACCGCGCGGCGCAGGGCCGCGAGCGCCTCGGGCAGCTTGCCGGCGCTGCGATAGGCGTACCCGAGCCAGATCTCCCCGAGCTTGGACGGCCGGACACGGGCCCCGCGGGCGGCCCAGTCGACGGCCAGGTCGTGCTCCCCGACGCGGCGGGCCAGCGCGGAGCCGGCGCCCAGCAGCATGGCGTGCTCCGGATAGGCAGCCAGCGCGTGGCGCACCACGGTCAGGTAGGGGCGCAGCGTCGGCGGCGCCGGTTCCCCCACCCGGGTGCAGAGGCGCATGAGAACCTGGGCCAGCAGCCCGGGTTCGATCCGGACGCCCAGGGCGGGCTCGTCCACCCAGGGGATGCCCGCCCAGTCGGCGGCGGGTGACTGTCCGCTGGCCGCGGCGAGCAGGGGCAGGCCGTCCTCGGGGCGCCCGGCCGCGGCGAGCAGGTGCGCGCGGGCGGCGAGCCGGCCGGGGGAGGCGTGCGGCCCGGCGCGGAAGAGGTCGAGCCCGCCGCCGGGCCGGGCCGCGAGGCGTCCGAGCACCTCGTGCACCTCGGGCAGCGTGGGGGCGTGGGCCAGCGCGCCGGCGAGGTGATCGGCGGCGCGCTCCGGTTGATCCGTCGCCAGGGCCGATCTTGCCTGTTCAAGAGCGCGGTCGGCGGCGCGGCGTACATCCACGATGCAAGACAGTAGGGGAAAGAGCCCCTCCTGTCAGCAGGAGGTTTGCTGCGCATTAGTGCTCGAAACATTGACGAATTAAGCTCATTCTTGCAAGACTGCGCATCAATCGCGCGCACAGCCGCTCATCAGGGGAGGAACACGTGACACAACGAGGCCAGGGGATGGCCGCGGACATCGCGGAACAACCGGGCGGATTCGCGCGGTTGCTCGACGGTGAGCACGCCGGCGCGATCGCCGCCGTCGCCGCCGAGGTGGCCCGCCGTAAGCCCCGCAATGTCGTGTTCGTGGCCCGGGGCACCTCCGACCACGCCGCGCTCTACGGGGCCTATCTGACCGAGATCCGGCTCGGCCTGCCCGTGGCCAGCGCCTCGCCCAGCGCGATCACGCTCTTCGGGGCCCGGCCCACCTTCACCGACACGCTCGTCGTGGGCGTCAGCCAGAGCGGCGGCTCGCCCGACCTCACCGGCGTGCTGCAGGTGGCCCGCGAGACCGGGGGCCTGACCCTCGCGGTCACCAACAACCCCGACTCACCGCTGGCCCGGGCGGCCGAGTTCTCGATCGACGTGGCGGCCGGTCACGAACGGGCGGTCGCGGCCACCAAGACGTACACGGCCGAGCTCCTCGCCCTGCTGCTGCTGATCGAGGGCATCCGATCGGGCGACGGCTCGCTGCCCGACGACGAACGGGCCGCGCTGGACAAGCTGCCCCAGCTGGCCGAGGACGCCTTGGCCGACCGTACGGCCGACGACCTCGCGCAGCGCTACCGGTTCGCGTCGCGCCTGGTCACGACCGGCCGTGGGTATGCCTACCCGACCGCCCGCGAGGCCGCGCTCAAGCTGATGGAGACGTCGTACCTGCCCGCCCTGGCCTTCTCGGGCGCCGACTTGCTGCACGGGCCGCTGGCCATGACCGACCCGGACGTGCCGGTGCTCGCGGTCGTGGGCGACGGGCCGGGCGGGCAGTCGATGCGTGACGTGGTGACCCGGCTCGGCGAGCGGCGGGCCGACGTGGTGACGATCGGCGCGACCGACGTGCCGGGCGCGGCCGGGCGGCTGCCGGTGCCGGAGCTGACCGATGAGCGGTACAGCGCGCTGCTCGACATCCTGCCCTTGCAGAAGCTGGCCCTCGCCCTGGCGCTGGCCCGCGGCGAGGACCCGGACGCGCCTCGGGGGCTGAAGAAGGTCACCACGACGCTTTAGGAAACAGTGACGTGGCACGCTTGGCGCGTGTCAACGTTGCGTGATCTGGCCGAGGAGCACACCGGCCTGGGCCCGGCCGACATCGACCACCTGCACCGCATCGCCGGTGACTGGCAGCTGCTGTCCGATCTCTCCTTCGCCGACCTGCTGATGTGGGTGCCGGTGAAGCGGGAGGCCGGGCAGCCGCGCGAGTATCTCTGTGTGGCCCAGGTGCGGCCGACCACGGCCCCGACGGCCTACCAGGACGATCAGGTCGGCAAGATCGTCGGCGGACCGGAGGTGGCCCACCTCGACATCGCCTTCGCCCAGGAGCGGATCTGGCGTGAGGGCGACCCGGTCTGGTACGGCGACACCCCGGCCCGGCACGAGGCGATTCCCGTACGGCTGCGCGACCCGAACGACCGCGAGGAGGGCTACAGCGAGGTCATCGCGGTGATCGGCCGCGACACCAACCTGTCCACTGCCCGTACGCCGTCCCAGCTCGAACTCAACTACCTGACCACCGCCGACGACCTGGCCCAGATGGTGGCCGACGGCACCTTCCCGCCACCTCGGCACCCGGGCGAGACCACTTCCGCCCCGCGCGTCGGCGACGGCCTGGTCCGCCTCGACGCGGGCGGCAAGGTCACGTACGCCAGCCCGAACGCCCAGTCGGCGTACCGGCGTCTGGGTTTCAACGCCCACCTGGTCGGTGAGGAGCTCTCGGCGCTGACCAGCCGGCTCGCGGCCGACCCGCTGGAGGGCAACGACACCGCCGAGCGGATTTTGTCCGCGCTGCGTGGTGAGTCGCCGCCCCGGCAGGAGATGGAGGCCCGCGGCGCCACCGTGCTGATCCGCGCGCTGCCGCTGCTGCCGGCCGGGGTGCCGATCGGTGCGCTGGTCCTCGTCCGCGACGTGACCGAGGTCCGCCGCCGCGACCGCGCGCTGATGACCAAGGACGCGACCATCCGCGAAATCCACCACCGGGTCAAGAACAACCTGCAGACCGTGGCCGCGCTGCTGCGCCTGCAGGCCCGCCGCGTCGACGCCCCCGAGGCCCGGATGGCGCTGCAGGAGTCGGTGCGCCGGGTGGCCTCGATCGCCCTGGTGCACGAGACCCTGTCGATGTCGAGCGACGAGGCGGTCGAGTTCGACGGGATCGTGGACCGGGTCGCCACAGCCGCCACCGAGGTCGCCGCGACCAGCGTGCCGGTCAAGATGCGCCGCCAGGGCACGTTCGGGGTGCTGCCCGCCGAGATCGCCACGTCGCTGGTCATGGTGCTCAACGAGCTGCTGATCAACGCGGTCGAGCACGGCTTCCCGGCGTCCGAGGACGACGACGAGCCCCCGGTCGAGCGGGAAGACCAGGGTGAGGTGGTGGTTTCCGCCCACCGGTTCCGCAAGCAGCTGCACGTCACCGTGGCCGACAACGGGCAGGGGCTGCCCGCTGACTTCCGCGCCGACGACAGCCAGCGGCTCGGCCTGCAGATCGTGCGCGCGCTGGCCACCGGCGAGCTGCGCGGCAGTATCGAGCTGCGCAACCGGGCCGGCGGGGGCACCGAGGCGGTTCTGGTCGTGCCGTTGGGCAAACGCTGACGGCTTCCCACCTGGTGGGCCGCGACACACTCCCGAAATCTGGACCGCACTGGCCCAGATTGGTTCGGCGTGAGAGGCTTGCCGACATGACCGCTGCTCTGGACCGCCGCTTCGTGGCTCGCCGCCACGTTGATTACGGCCGCGTCCGCAGCGCGATGTGTCCGGCTTCCTGACGCCGTCCGGATTTTCTTTCGGGCGCGCGAAGACGCGCCGGCCACTCCTGACACCGTAGTCACGAGCCCCTGAGAGCCGTGAGCGTCCGACCGCGCCCACCGACTCCAGGAGGACCGCCGACATGGCGACCCCAGCTAAGCCGACCGCCCGCCCTCGTAAGGCGCGCGGCGAGGGTCAGTGGGCGCTCGGACACCGCGAGCCGCTCAACCCCAACGAGCGGATCAAGAAGGACGACAACCCGCTCAACGTCCGCGCCCGCATCGAGAACATCTACGCGCACAGCGGCTTCGCCTCGATCGACCCGCAGGACCTGCGCGGCCGTTTCCGCTGGTGGGGTCTTTACACCCAGCGCAAGGCGGGCATCGACGGCGGGCGTACGGCGGTGCTCGAGCCGCACGAGCTCGAGGACGAGTTCTTCATGCTGCGGGTGCGCATCGACGGCGGCGCGCTGTCGGTGGCCCAGCTCCGCACGATCGCCGAGATCTCCCGCGAGTTCGGCCGGGACAGCGCCGACATCACCGACCGGCAGAACATCCAGCTGCACTGGATCCGGGTCGAGGACATGCCCGAGATCTGGCGCCGGCTCGAGGCCGTCGGGCTGCAGACCACCGAGGCCTGCGGCGACTGCCCCCGCGTGGTGCTGGGCTCGCCCGTCGCCGGCATCTCGACCGACGAGGTGCTCGACGGCACCCCCGCGATCGACGAGATCCTCAAGCGCTACATCGGCGACCCGCAGTACTCCAACCTGCCGCGCAAGTTCAAGTCGCAGATCTCCTGGCTGGCCGACGGGCCGTACGAGACCAACGACATCTCCTTCGTCGGCGTGGTCCACCCGCAGCACGGCCCCGGCTTCGACCTCTGGGTCGGCGGCGGCCTCTCCACCAACCCGCGACTGGCCGAGCGGCTCGGCGTCTGGGTGCCGCGCGACGAGATCCCGGACGTCTGGGAAGGCGTCATCGGCATCTTCCGCGACTACGGCTACCGCCGCCTGCGCAACCGCGCCCGCCTGAAGTTCCTGCTGGCCGACTGGGGCGTGGCCAAGTTCCGCGAGATCCTCGAGAAGGAGTACCTGGGCCGCGCGCTGATCGACGGCCCCGCGCCCGACCTGCCGGCCAAGCCGATCGACCACATCGGCGTGCACAAGCAGGTCGACGGGCGCAACTACGTCGGCGCCGCGCCGGTCGTGGGCCGGTCCTCCGGCACTCAGCTGGGCCGGCTGGCCGACCTGGTCGAGCAGCACGGCTCCGACCGTGTACGGCTCACGGCGTACCAGAAGCTCCTGGTCCTCGACGTGACCGACGAGATGGTGGAGCCGCTGATCGCCGGCATGCGGCAGATCGGTCTGGAGGCGCGGCCCTCGGCGTGGCGGCGCGGCACCATGGCCTGCACGGGCATCGAGTACTGCAAGCTCGCGATCGTCGAGACCAAGGCCCGCGGCGAGGAACTGGTGGCCCGGCTCGAGGAAAGGCTCAAGGACTTCGACGCCGACATCTCGATCCACATCAACGGCTGCCCCAACGCCTGCGCGCGCACCCAGGTCGCCGACATCGGGCTCAAGGGCCAGCTGGTCATGAACTCCCACGGCGAGCAGGTCGAGGGCTTCCAGGTGCACCTGGGCGGCGGGCTGGGCATGGCGCAGGGGCAGACGTCCGGTTTCGGGCGCAAGCTCCGCGGGCTCAAGGCAACTGCCGAAGAGCTTCCCGCGTACGTGGAACGGCTCGCTCGCAACTATCTGGACGGGCGCACCGCGCGCGACGAGTCGTTCGCCACCTGGGTCATGCGCGCCGACGAGGAGCTCCTCAAATGAGCGACGCCCGGTCGACACCCATGTACTGCCCTTACTGCGGCGAAGAAGACCTGTTCCCCAACGAGGCATCACACGGGGCGTGGGAGTGCCACTCCTGCACCCGGGTTTTCACGGTCAAGTTCAACGGGTTGCTGTCCAAGGGAGTGAACCGATGACCATCGTGGCCGCTACATCTCTCAACCTGGTCAACCTGGGCGCGGCCCCGGTGGCCCAGGACCCGGACCGGCGCTCCCGCGACGAGCTCGAGGCGCTGGCGCGCGACGCCGGCCGTGAGCTCGAAGGCGCGCCCGCCGAGGTGATCGCCAAGTGGGCGACCGACACCTTCGGCGCCCGGTTCTGCGTCACCAGCTCGATGGCCGACGCCGTGGTGGCGCACGTCTTCTCCCGGGTCTCGCCGGGCGTCGACGTCGTCTTCCTCGACACCGGCCTGCACTTCCCCGAGACGCTCAAGGTGCGCGACATCGTGGCCGCGACCATGGACGTCAACGTGCGCTCGATCCGGCCGCGCCGCACGGTCGGCCAGCAGGACGGCGAGTACGGGCCGCGGCTGTTCGCCCGCAGCCCCGACGAGTGCTGCTTCCTGCGCAAGGTCGAGCCGCTCGAGCGCGCCCTGTCCGACTACGACGCCTGGGCCACCGGCCTGCGCCGCGACGAGTCGCCGACCCGGGCCAACACGCCGATGGTCGCGTTCGACGCCAAGAAGGGCAAGGTCAAGGTCAACCCGATCGCGGCCTGGACCGAGGCCGACGTCAACCGTTACATCAGCCGCTGGAACGTGCCGGTCAACGAGCTGTTCAAGAAGGGCTACGGCTCGATCGGCTGCTGGCCCTGCACCCGGCGCACCAAGGCCGGCGAGGACCCGCGCGCGGGCCGCTGGGCGATGTTCGAGAAGACCGAATGCGGACTGCACGTCTGACCGACCGGCTCGCGGTCGTCCTGGTCGCCCACGGCAGCCGGGACCCGCGGGCCGCGGCCGCCACCGAGGCCCTGGCCCGGGCGGTGCGCCGGGCCCACCCGGCGTGGGAGGTGCACGCGTCGTTCCTCGACCACGCCGGGCCGCGCCCGCTCGACGTGCTGCGGTCGCTGCCCGGCCGCCGGGTCGTGCTGGTGCCGCTGCTGCTGACCGCGGCCTACCACGGGCGGGTCGACATCCCGGCCGTGGTCGCCGAGGCGGCCGCGCTACCCGTCGAGGTGACCCTGGCCGACGTGCTGGGCCCCTCGGCGCTGCTCGTCGACGGTGTCGCGCGGCGGCTCGGCCCCACCGGGGCGGACGCGGTGGTGCTGGCCGCGGCGGGCACCCGCGACGCGGCCGCCCGCGAGACGATCATGTGGGCCGCGGCCGCCCTGAGCGCCCGGCTGAGCGTGCCGTGCGTCGCGGCGTATGCCTCGGCCGCCCCGCCGGGCCCCGGCGCCGCTGTGGAGCTTCTGCGGGCCGCCGGCGCCCGTCGCGTCGGGATGGCGGCGTACTTCCTGGCTCCGGGACGCCTGTACGACGTGGCTGTGCGGTCCTCGCTCGAGGCCGGTGCGGTGGCGGTCGCCGAGCCGCTGGGGGACGCGGCCGAGGTGGTGCGGCTGGTGGCCGCGCGCGTGCTGGCCGCCACCGGTCGCCTTCTGCCGGCCGCCGCCTGAGACGGCCGGGTCGCTGTGGGGGCGTGCTCATCGCGTGTGTCGCATGATCGCCGACTGTCCACAGTCTGTGATGAACGCACCGCAGGCCGTACGGGTCATCCACAGGGGATCCGGAGGGCGGTCGCCGTCGCTCAGCGTTACCGCGGGTTGTGCGCTCCGCCGACGTCCACGCCGGGTGAGGGGAATGTGGACCATTCGTGTCGGTGGCGCAATTTCGAGATCATTTCGCGGATTCTCGACGAAACCCAACGTGATCGAAATAGCGCACTCGGCGAACCTCTCGGGTTCCTCTCAGGATTGCGCGCGCTGAGTAATCGATCGGAAACAGCAAGACGCCCCGGTGCCGATCGGCCCGGGGCGCAAATGCTGTGGGGGTTTGGTTCAGGCGGTGGGAGCGCCGACCCGGAGGCCGCCACGACGCTTGACCGCGCGCCGCTCGTCTTCGCTCATCCCGCCCCATACGCCGGCATCCTGACCGGACTCGAGGGCCCAAGTAAGGCAGTCCTCGGTCACGGGACACCGCCGGCACACGGCCTTGGCCTGCTCGACCTGCAGGAGCGCGGGGCCGGACGTCCCGATCGGGAAGAACAGCTCCGGGTCCTCGTCGCGGCAGATCGCATCGTGACGCCAGTCCATGGCGGCAACACTCCTTGTTTCGGATGGGGTAATGAATTGCGTTACTGGTTTACCTATGCGTGCGCGGGCGGCCTGCGGGGTGTGTGACCCTCGGCTCGCCGTGCGTAGCAAGCTTTTGTGTTATCAGGTGCTGTTCGGCGCTTCTTGATTAGGAACGCGCGCAAGCGGCAACCGGTTACTTCTTATCGCTTGTGAATGCTTTCACGAACTCGTGCGATGTCAAGGGTAGCGCCGGAAGTTTCTCCGGGCGGGTGAGCTGGCTCACGCCCTCTTTGTCCGGTTCTGACGCTTGCGCCGGAGCCGGTTGACCTACGCCTCCATCAATGTAGTACGGTCTGCGCCCTGCTGCCGACCTTTTGACCGTGTTTCTGTAACGGATTGTGAGGCCGGACCCGTCCGTGACCTGCTGGTCACCCTGGGTTGGCCACCATTCCTTCGGCTCTTATCGCCTACCCAGCGGTCAGCAGATCACACGTAGCGCTTCGGGAACGGACACGAAGTGCA from the Paractinoplanes abujensis genome contains:
- a CDS encoding glycosyltransferase family 2 protein, producing MPSDTFASRRVFLVCAVIAGTFFAGLIAATWHFRGRIDHPALLTFWWISNGAVIYSLYPLVRDRRRPPSPAAVTGRVVAVVGVHEPDQADLRACLWSILEQSRVVVDEVHVVDDGSTRMPVQPFAHPRVRWHRTEHGGRRSAQRYVLDRLDPDDWDFVLAVDGACVLDEHAVDRQLREFAEPNVVATTAMVLMRNAGHNLLTRVVDLNTGTGVTRPTRRSALRAVQINPGALTVYRADVLFEHERLPRDPAADGDDQCLAMYPDLDGEVVPVPEAIAWTAAPVDVASAYRQLLRTATRRWRALATALAPRHPRRTRALVLLGLLRTPAWMVCAVVLLVEAAVGGTPQASWIILYAALYLLVRYAEAGHYLAGRPAMSRSEKLRTWVLLTPVEAVYNLLGIGVIRCLALLPSRAFRREEPFHRPAPEPARADSDAVAPVGSSTVYYSGYMSEKTNS
- a CDS encoding tetratricopeptide repeat protein, coding for MDVRRAADRALEQARSALATDQPERAADHLAGALAHAPTLPEVHEVLGRLAARPGGGLDLFRAGPHASPGRLAARAHLLAAAGRPEDGLPLLAAASGQSPAADWAGIPWVDEPALGVRIEPGLLAQVLMRLCTRVGEPAPPTLRPYLTVVRHALAAYPEHAMLLGAGSALARRVGEHDLAVDWAARGARVRPSKLGEIWLGYAYRSAGKLPEALAALRRAVAHDPDDLSVYADIAGTLADNGRLDDALSWVDRALERDPDYDCAVHTAHRLRHRADGDLTHLVRLADYIRDHPDESHEHTDLADCCRDTPWLSGAPAAAPLPRGSAPVAAEPTPDAVRRLRQVAALSWAHPPAAYDAALQLIMVSPADLLALLAHPPADVAAPEVWACLGLLHHRAEEGWLDSERRRMLLGLVDGGADRVTEAALFALIVAAWTDPSARADVARVVTARLTEVASRPGARSFAELALATPDLDQSARQLATAITRMPVVPRPRGRSRLSLRWRRG
- a CDS encoding SIS domain-containing protein is translated as MAADIAEQPGGFARLLDGEHAGAIAAVAAEVARRKPRNVVFVARGTSDHAALYGAYLTEIRLGLPVASASPSAITLFGARPTFTDTLVVGVSQSGGSPDLTGVLQVARETGGLTLAVTNNPDSPLARAAEFSIDVAAGHERAVAATKTYTAELLALLLLIEGIRSGDGSLPDDERAALDKLPQLAEDALADRTADDLAQRYRFASRLVTTGRGYAYPTAREAALKLMETSYLPALAFSGADLLHGPLAMTDPDVPVLAVVGDGPGGQSMRDVVTRLGERRADVVTIGATDVPGAAGRLPVPELTDERYSALLDILPLQKLALALALARGEDPDAPRGLKKVTTTL
- a CDS encoding sensor histidine kinase, which produces MSTLRDLAEEHTGLGPADIDHLHRIAGDWQLLSDLSFADLLMWVPVKREAGQPREYLCVAQVRPTTAPTAYQDDQVGKIVGGPEVAHLDIAFAQERIWREGDPVWYGDTPARHEAIPVRLRDPNDREEGYSEVIAVIGRDTNLSTARTPSQLELNYLTTADDLAQMVADGTFPPPRHPGETTSAPRVGDGLVRLDAGGKVTYASPNAQSAYRRLGFNAHLVGEELSALTSRLAADPLEGNDTAERILSALRGESPPRQEMEARGATVLIRALPLLPAGVPIGALVLVRDVTEVRRRDRALMTKDATIREIHHRVKNNLQTVAALLRLQARRVDAPEARMALQESVRRVASIALVHETLSMSSDEAVEFDGIVDRVATAATEVAATSVPVKMRRQGTFGVLPAEIATSLVMVLNELLINAVEHGFPASEDDDEPPVEREDQGEVVVSAHRFRKQLHVTVADNGQGLPADFRADDSQRLGLQIVRALATGELRGSIELRNRAGGGTEAVLVVPLGKR
- a CDS encoding nitrite/sulfite reductase; its protein translation is MATPAKPTARPRKARGEGQWALGHREPLNPNERIKKDDNPLNVRARIENIYAHSGFASIDPQDLRGRFRWWGLYTQRKAGIDGGRTAVLEPHELEDEFFMLRVRIDGGALSVAQLRTIAEISREFGRDSADITDRQNIQLHWIRVEDMPEIWRRLEAVGLQTTEACGDCPRVVLGSPVAGISTDEVLDGTPAIDEILKRYIGDPQYSNLPRKFKSQISWLADGPYETNDISFVGVVHPQHGPGFDLWVGGGLSTNPRLAERLGVWVPRDEIPDVWEGVIGIFRDYGYRRLRNRARLKFLLADWGVAKFREILEKEYLGRALIDGPAPDLPAKPIDHIGVHKQVDGRNYVGAAPVVGRSSGTQLGRLADLVEQHGSDRVRLTAYQKLLVLDVTDEMVEPLIAGMRQIGLEARPSAWRRGTMACTGIEYCKLAIVETKARGEELVARLEERLKDFDADISIHINGCPNACARTQVADIGLKGQLVMNSHGEQVEGFQVHLGGGLGMAQGQTSGFGRKLRGLKATAEELPAYVERLARNYLDGRTARDESFATWVMRADEELLK
- a CDS encoding phosphoadenylyl-sulfate reductase, with the translated sequence MTIVAATSLNLVNLGAAPVAQDPDRRSRDELEALARDAGRELEGAPAEVIAKWATDTFGARFCVTSSMADAVVAHVFSRVSPGVDVVFLDTGLHFPETLKVRDIVAATMDVNVRSIRPRRTVGQQDGEYGPRLFARSPDECCFLRKVEPLERALSDYDAWATGLRRDESPTRANTPMVAFDAKKGKVKVNPIAAWTEADVNRYISRWNVPVNELFKKGYGSIGCWPCTRRTKAGEDPRAGRWAMFEKTECGLHV
- a CDS encoding sirohydrochlorin chelatase — its product is MRTARLTDRLAVVLVAHGSRDPRAAAATEALARAVRRAHPAWEVHASFLDHAGPRPLDVLRSLPGRRVVLVPLLLTAAYHGRVDIPAVVAEAAALPVEVTLADVLGPSALLVDGVARRLGPTGADAVVLAAAGTRDAAARETIMWAAAALSARLSVPCVAAYASAAPPGPGAAVELLRAAGARRVGMAAYFLAPGRLYDVAVRSSLEAGAVAVAEPLGDAAEVVRLVAARVLAATGRLLPAAA
- a CDS encoding WhiB family transcriptional regulator, whose translation is MDWRHDAICRDEDPELFFPIGTSGPALLQVEQAKAVCRRCPVTEDCLTWALESGQDAGVWGGMSEDERRAVKRRGGLRVGAPTA